CCGTCACCGCCGCCGATGTCGTCTATACGTTCCAGCGGCTCCTCGACCCGGCGACCCACGCGAGCGCCGCCCCACAACTTTCGGCCATTGACCTGAACAACATCCGGGTCCTCGACTCGCTGACGCTGCAGCTGAACCTCAAACGGCCCGACGTGACCCTGCCGCAGACCCTTGCTCTTTACCATACGGGGATCGTGCCCGTGGGCTACGACCCCCGGCATCCGGTGGGGACCGGGCCGTTCAAATACTCCAGCTTCACGCCCGGCAAGCAAAGTGCCTTCGTGCGCAACGACCGGTACTGGCGCCCGGGTGAGCCGTATGTCAATCAGGTCACCATCATCGACTACCCCGATGACGCCGCCCGCGTGAACGCGCTCCTGGCCGGACAGGTCGACGCGATCGACGAACTCCCTCTCGGGCAGGTCGACGCCGTCGCACACCGGGCTGACCTGCGCGTGCTTGAGTCGCAGACCGGCGACTGGCTCACTTTCACCATGCGGGTGGATGTCCCGCCTTTCGACGACGAGCGCGTGCGTCAGGCCTTCCGCCTGGTCGTCGACCGGGAGCAGATGGTGCGCGAGGTCCTGGGCGGGCACGGGGTCATCGCCAACGACCTCTACGCCCGCTACGACCCCGCCTACCTCTCCACCGCGCCGCAACGCCACCAGGACATCGCCCAGGCCAAAGCCCTCCTCAAGCAGGCCGGCCACGAGAACCTCACTGTCGAACTGGTCACCGCGCCGGTCGCCACCGGGCTGATGGAATCAGCCCGCCTCTTCGCCCAGCAGGCCGCCACCGCCGGAATCACCGTCCACGTCCGCCAGGTCACCCCGGGCGTGTTCTTCGGCGACAACTACCTCAAGTGGCCCTTCGCCCAAGACGACTGGTTCACCCGCAACTACATTCTCCAGGCATACGACGGAACCTTGCCCGAATCGCCGTTCAACGAGACCCACTGGAACGATCCGACCTTCACCAGACTCGTCGCCCAGGCACGTGCCACCGTCGACCAGAGCGCCCGCACCAATCTTCTGCACCAGGCGCAGCAGATCGAGTACGACCGCGGCGGCTACATCATCTGGGGCTTCACCAACCAGATCGGCGCCTATACCGCGAAAGTGAACGGATTTATCCCCAGCCGAAGCGGCCTCCCGCTGAGCCAGTTCGAATTGCGCAGAGCGTGGTTCACCGCCTAAACCGCTGGAACAGAGCCCCAGCCACCGGTGCAACTCGGGGATGATTCTCGCTTCGCGATCAAGGGATTTGGTTGCGCGAGTGGGCATATGCACATGCTCGGTCTTGCCAGAGGGGAATGAAGGCCCTGGCTGGAGTTCCCCCCTGATCTTGGACAGCGGGTTTCTACGCTGCGGGGGTGAAGTCGTGCCGCAGTCTGGCCCGGGTTTCGAGTGGGGTGAGGTACCCGAACTCGGGGTGCTTGCGGAGCCTGGTGCGGTTGCACTCGACTTCGATGAAGGTTCGCCGGTGCGCCATCTTCGAACGTGCTGGTCGGAGGGGCTGGTGTGACAGGGCTGCGGTGTGCTCGTGCCGGTCGTGGGCAGGAGTCTGCGGTCTTGATCGTCTGATCGGGCGGCCGGAGTGGGTTCGCCGGTTTCTCCGCGTCGCGGGCGAGGTGCCGCCTACGATCCGGTTCCTGGTGGAGTCCGAGATCGCGGAACGGGTCGCGGCACGGCGCGCGGAGCTGGACGAACTCGAAGACCAGCTGGTCAAGCAGCTGGAGCAGGTGCGGGTCGAGCGCGACGAACTCGCCGTCGCGGAACGGGTCTGGAAGCGGATGGCGGAGCAGTTCGCCGCGGAGAGGGCGGTGGCCGCACCGGCTTCGGCGCAGGTCGCGGGCCACACGGTGCTGCTGGTGCGGCACCGCGGGCGTGGGAGTGGACGCGCTGCCACCTGACTACCAGCGCATCCTCGCGATCGTGCGGGGCGCCGGCGGGCCGGTGGCGGTCAAGCAGGTCGGCGAGGAGCTGGGGCTGGAGGTGGCGGTGCGGGGCCAACTGGAGCCGCTGCGCGGGAAGCTGTCCAAGCTCGCCGGGCGGGGGGCGGTTGCGCAAGCTGCCCGACGGCAAGTTCACCACGCGCCTGTGACCTGCACCGTTGTGGCGCCTTGGCCGTAACCCGCGGTGCCCTCGGCGGTCGTTGACGCTGCGTGACGAACACCAACGAGCCCGCCGAGGGCGTCTCCCTTGTCTACCAGTGCCGCCTAACCTGCGCGTTTCATCTGGGGTCGCGTCCGGATCATGATCGGAAAAGCGAAAGTGCCTTCTGAGCTGCAACGATGAGGCTTGTTTAAGGTCCCAGTCGTTCCAGTGGGAAGGCACTTTCTGCGTGCACACTACCCGGTCTCGCCCCAAGCTCGTCGTCAGCGCCGACGGGAACGGGGTGGTCAGCCACGCCGGCTCGCGTCTGCTCGCGGATCTTGCCGACGCCACCACGCTGACCGGCGCCTTCAGCGAGGCCCTGCACCGGCTGCGACCGCGCGGGACCGGACACGACCCCGGCCGCGTCGCGGTGGACCTCGCGGTCATGCTCGCCGACGGCGGCGAAGCGATCGCCGACCTGGCCGTGCTGCGCGACCAGGCCGACGTGTTCGGCCCCGTCGCGTCCACCCCGACCG
The genomic region above belongs to Streptacidiphilus rugosus AM-16 and contains:
- a CDS encoding ABC transporter substrate-binding protein, whose product is MARRGGSLRVGVTGGSTADTLDAHTPVDNPDIARVIQLYDTLAVFNADFAVESALAEFIEPTVDAAGWTIRLKPGLVFHNGKPVTAADVVYTFQRLLDPATHASAAPQLSAIDLNNIRVLDSLTLQLNLKRPDVTLPQTLALYHTGIVPVGYDPRHPVGTGPFKYSSFTPGKQSAFVRNDRYWRPGEPYVNQVTIIDYPDDAARVNALLAGQVDAIDELPLGQVDAVAHRADLRVLESQTGDWLTFTMRVDVPPFDDERVRQAFRLVVDREQMVREVLGGHGVIANDLYARYDPAYLSTAPQRHQDIAQAKALLKQAGHENLTVELVTAPVATGLMESARLFAQQAATAGITVHVRQVTPGVFFGDNYLKWPFAQDDWFTRNYILQAYDGTLPESPFNETHWNDPTFTRLVAQARATVDQSARTNLLHQAQQIEYDRGGYIIWGFTNQIGAYTAKVNGFIPSRSGLPLSQFELRRAWFTA